In a genomic window of Styela clava chromosome 7, kaStyClav1.hap1.2, whole genome shotgun sequence:
- the LOC120328868 gene encoding protein unc-93 homolog A-like, with protein MEAESATSNRRVYDEVSLSDHDAVRKEKFNIMKNILLICLSFLLNFTAFAGISNLQSSLNPDEGLGTGSLSIIYGSLIVSAMFTPTFIIRHIGCKWTIFGSILGYTCYSLANFYPSWGTLVPASIILGFSGAPLWSAKCTYLTTVAKRYARLTNESVDAVVNRFFGIFFLIFQMNQIIGNLISSFVLSSANTASLEFPDSVSEEEKVRIENFCGANDCQNGTGRADSTKDEIPDETIYILMGIYTAVGLLAAANMAFFVDRIVIRDNESRGTKELLSATFLHMKDRRQIMLIIITMYSGFEQAFITGDYTQSFITCPIAVNWIGFIMICFGGVNSICSFLFGRIEKYTGRIPLFSLSTLINLGIIITLLVWVPYPTSPAPFFVIPAFWGMADAVWQTQLNALYGVLFFNRQEESFANYRLWESIGFVIAFAYQSFICVYIKLYVLLSFLIVGMSLYLAVEFLEKRRDKNPTAADISNGQTGQKSSLGDSHGIQNGAYRTNPSVGELTSF; from the exons ATGGAAGCTGAATCCGCTACGTCCAATAGGAGAGTGTACGACGAAGTTTCTCTTTCTGATCACGATGCTGTCAG gaAAGAAAAATTCAACATTATGAAGAACATTCTTTTGATTTGTCTTTCTTTTCTTCTCAATTTCACGGCATTTGCAGGAATATCGAATCTTCAGTCTAGTTTGAATCCGGACGAAGGCCTAGGAACGGGATCTCTATCCATCATATATGGATCTCTTATCGTCTCTGCAATGTTTACACCAACTTTCA ttatcagacatattGGATGTAAATGGAcaatattcggttcgattctCGGATACACGTGCTATTCACTCGCTAATTTTTATCCCTCATGGGGGACATTGGTGCCTGCTTCTATTATTTTAGGCTTCTCTGGCGCACCTCTGTGGTCAGCAAAATGTACCTACCTGACGACTGTGGCGAAAAG ATACGCAAGATTGACCAATGAGAGTGTGGATGCAGTTGTCAACAGATTTTTTGGGATTTTCTTCCTGATATTTCAAATGAATCAAATCATCGGAAATTTGATTTCATCATTTGTGCTCTCGTCAGCGAATACAGCCAGTCTTG AGTTTCCAGATAGTGTTAGTGAAGAAGAGAAAGTAAGGattgaaaatttctgtggtgccaaTGATTGTCAGAATGGCACTGGAAGAG CCGATTCAACTAAAGATGAAATTCCAGACGAGACCATTTACATATTGATGGGAATTTACACGGCCGTTGGACTTCTAGCTGCGGCAAACATGGCGTTTTTCGTGGACAGAATTGTGATTAG AGACAATGAAAGTCGAGGAACGAAAGAACTTCTTTCCGCAACATTCTTGCACATGAAAGATCGACGTCAAATTATGTTGATCATTATAACAATGTATTCTGGATTTGAGCAAGCATTCATAACGGGCGACTACACTCAG TCATTTATAACATGTCCGATTGCTGTCAACTGGATTGGCTTTATTATGATTTGTTTTGGAGGTGTTAACTCAATCTGTTCGTTCCTCTTCGGACGTATAGAAAAATATACAGGCAGAATACCACTGTTCTCTTTGTCAACTCTAATAAATCTTGGTATTATTATTACACTACTG GTATGGGTTCCATACCCAACAAGTCCAGCCCCTTTCTTCGTGATACCGGCATTTTGGGGAATGGCCGATGCTGTGTGGCAAACACAACTGAACG CTTTGTATGGAGTGCTTTTCTTTAATCGACAAGAAGAAAGTTTCGCAAATTATCGCCTGTGGGAGTCTATAGGATTCGTTATTGCTTTTGCTTATCAAAGTTTCATCTGTGTCTACATAAAACTATACGTTCTTCTCAGTTTTCTGATTGTTGGGATGAGCCTATACCTTGCTGTTGAG TTCTTGGAAAAGAGACGAGATAAGAACCCAACAGCCGCTGATATATCCAACGGTCAGACAGGTCAAAAGTCGTCGCTTGGTGACTCTCATGGAATACAAAACGGTGCATATCGTACGAACCCATCGGTAGGCGAGTTGACAAGCTTCTGA
- the LOC120328759 gene encoding protein unc-93 homolog A-like, translated as MKNQYQIMLIIITIYSGFEQAFITGDYTKSFITCPIAVNWIGLMMICFGAVDSICSFIFGRIEKYTGRVPLFSISTLISFAITTTLLVWVPYPTSPAPFFIIPAFWGIADAVWRTQLNVIRKKTEDES; from the exons atgaaaaatcaatatcaaataatgttGATAATCATCACAATATACTCGGGATTTGAACAAGCTTTTATAACGGGTGATTACACCAAG TCATTTATAACATGTCCGATTGCTGTCAACTGGATTGGCTTGATGATGATTTGTTTTGGAGCTGTTGATTCTATTTGTTCGTTTATTTTCGGACGAATTGAAAAATACACGGGTCGAGTGCCTCTGTTTTCTATCTCAACTCTCATCTCATTTGCTATTACTACCACACTACTA GTATGGGTTCCTTACCCAACGAGTCCAGCTCCCTTCTTCATTATTCCAGCGTTCTGGGGAATTGCTGATGCAGTATGGCGGACGCAGCTGAACG TTATTAGAAAGAAAACGGAAGATGAATCATAA